The DNA sequence TCGCGATGTCCTCGCGCCGGTCGCCCCACGCGATGCAGTCCTCGATCACCTCGGTCGGCAGCACGATGCCGACTCCCCAGTGCAGCTGGGCCATCGACAGCCACGAGGTGGTCTGCCGCGCCTGGTCGACGAGCCGCTCGACGTAGGTCCTGAACGGCCGAATGCGCCCGGCGTAGAGGCACAGCGGTGTCGGGGTGCCCGCCGGTGCGGGCACGTGGTCTAGGGCCCGCTCGACGCCGGCGACCAGATCGCGCGGCAGCACGGCGTCATCCTGCAGCACCAGGTGGTGAGTGGCCTCCCGGTCGTACGCCAGCATCGCGCGGCGGCCCGTGTCCCACCGGTCGTCGCGCCGATCCCAGATCACCTCGGCCTCGCGGTCCAGGCGCTCCAGGAGTTCCGGCACAAACGCTTCGCGCGTGCGGTGGGCCATGACGGTGACGCTCACCCGGACCATTCCCACACCTCCATCCGGGAGCCCATCTTCACCGGCTTTCCCATCTCGTAGCCGAGCGGCTCGAGCACCGCGGCCTGGGCGTCATGGGCGGCCCGGGTGTGGGTCTCGGTGACCACGAGCGGATGGCAGCGCGCGAGGTGGCGGCGCATTCCCACCAGCGCGGCCGGCTCCATCCCCTCCACGTCGAGCTTGACCAGGACGAGGTCGTCGAGGTCCAGGAGCTCGTCGACGGCGCGGACCTCCACGTTGCCGCGGCCGACCTCCAGCGTCATGCGCTGCTCGTCCTCGCGCCAGTGCGCCTCGGCCGAGCCGGCCCCGGCGGCCATCGGGTAGATCCGCACCCGGTCGTCGCCGAGGTCGTTGAGGCCGAGGTTGGTGCGCAGGGCCCGCACCCGGGCGGGGTGAGCCTCGAAGGCGTGCACCCGCAGCTCGCACACGATCGCCAGATAAAGCGAGTGGTTGCCGACGTGGGCGCCGATGTCCAGAGCGGACCCGGCCAGCCGGCGTTTGCGGATGCCGGCCAGCAGCCGGTGCTCATAGGGTTTGCCCGCGGCGAGCTGTCGGCCGATGCGGCCGCCCGGGTCGGTGATCCGGTACTCGTGCTCGGGCACGCTGATGTCGAGGACGCGTGTCTTCACGTCATGGACTCCTCCGGCTGGGGT is a window from the Streptomonospora litoralis genome containing:
- a CDS encoding FkbM family methyltransferase, which encodes MKTRVLDISVPEHEYRITDPGGRIGRQLAAGKPYEHRLLAGIRKRRLAGSALDIGAHVGNHSLYLAIVCELRVHAFEAHPARVRALRTNLGLNDLGDDRVRIYPMAAGAGSAEAHWREDEQRMTLEVGRGNVEVRAVDELLDLDDLVLVKLDVEGMEPAALVGMRRHLARCHPLVVTETHTRAAHDAQAAVLEPLGYEMGKPVKMGSRMEVWEWSG